One Salvia miltiorrhiza cultivar Shanhuang (shh) chromosome 6, IMPLAD_Smil_shh, whole genome shotgun sequence genomic window, ATGACCGAAAAAGTTTCCATTAGTATTGGATGCAGGGGCTTCTTTTAAATCAGTTAAAAGAGTGGATAAGTGCGTAATGAAGGAAGTATGAATgaaaatatgtttttttttttaatatgttctTCCTACATTATTTCTACGTGTTTAAGGAAATGATAGACAAGAGGAGCGGAAGCCTACCTGAAAAAAGCCATGTCTTAGTTGATCATACGACTGTGCATACATCATGGACTGAGTTGGCCATTGCACGTACAAGGCATCGCTAGAAGCAGGATTCAACCCCATGGCACAGTAAGGGCCCATCACATGATTGCCATAGTTAAGAGAGCCTTGAGGTGCTGGCATCTGACCGTGATGAGGGAAAACAGAATCGTAATGGACAAATGGAGGCTGAAATTTCTGCACATTGAAAGGTGCTACGTTGAAACTCTGGTTGTTCGGAAGGCTCCTAATGTATCTGTCAttcagaaaaaattaaaatgtgacAGTCAAGGCTTGCATTGCACGAAAAAGCCTAAGGAAAAAAAGGATCATTAAACAAGAAACTTCTAGAAAGAAAACgaaccaaaaaaaatttctacTAAATAACTACCAATAAACAAAGTACCTGTCATAACTGCGATCATAATCAGGGTCACTTCGGTCTTTTTCCCTGTCCCTAAGAATGGCTACTCTAGAAGAATTACCTACTTCCCTGAAGTAGGAGTTTTTATCCACATCAATAGCGAGGTTTCTAGAAACTTCGTTCTCATTTACCATCAGATTCCTCCCATCAGAACAAACCTGAAAGGATGTATCTTCTGATTCGGAACTACTTGGACTACTAAAAATACGAGCCCTCGCTCTGTCATACTCCTCCTTCCTCTCTTCCACAGATCTCACTGGACTGCGTCTAAGCCCCAGTTCATTGGAGTTATTTGAGGAACCTTTAGGTCTCGGCCTTATGACAATCTTGAGTTGATCAAGTTTGTCGTTTTCTGACTTTTTAGCTGGTACATCTGATAAGCAAACAACAGGAAACTTACTCTCTGCTTTCTTTATAACCAGAATCCGGATTCCTTGGCCATCCACAGAATTATCCAGAACCATAGTCTGCAAACCATAGTGTTGGGCAACGCGGTGAGCAGCAAGACGAAGGTATGAAGTTGGGAAGTGCGGAAACTCAAACTGCTGTATGTCTGAATTATGCAGGAACTTCTGTATATCAAGCTCCATTCGTAGAACTGAAAATTCAAGTTCACAAAATTATCATCATATACTGGCATCGATCAAAAGTAACAAACTAAGTATCATAATAATACTTGAATATTATATCAGCTATTACTCAATCCATCTAGATAAGTAACATaacaacaaaaaatcaaaacGTGACGATAATCAGCTGAAAACATAAAGGAACATTGCCACGAGATCAATACCATAAGAGTCAGTCATAGAAACAAATGAAGCAATAGCTTATAGCCTTACACAACTACAAAAGAAAAGGATCTTCAAGTATATATCTACCATTAGCTTAAGAGTCACATAAACTAAACAGAAACATCAGCAGTATAGAAGCAGGTGATTATCTGTCCATGAAGCAGCATATACAATAGAAAAGGTAAATGCTacatgcaatttaaattaagcAAACATACAGTGGTCATCACATGCTCCCTTTTCACTAATTTGGCATCATCTAATTATTGAGCTTTCCATTCTTCAGCTAAATATCAAGACCAGCTCCAACGGGCCTGGCCCCCCAGATTACCTCCATCACGAATTCCATCAGCTAAACTATATAGCATCTATTAAGTA contains:
- the LOC130990231 gene encoding uncharacterized protein LOC130990231 isoform X1 — its product is MDLTSQSAAESDGNGVVLQRKAVDEHQQPPPPYVSMVDPFLVEALQNPRHRLTILRMELDIQKFLHNSDIQQFEFPHFPTSYLRLAAHRVAQHYGLQTMVLDNSVDGQGIRILVIKKAESKFPVVCLSDVPAKKSENDKLDQLKIVIRPRPKGSSNNSNELGLRRSPVRSVEERKEEYDRARARIFSSPSSSESEDTSFQVCSDGRNLMVNENEVSRNLAIDVDKNSYFREVGNSSRVAILRDREKDRSDPDYDRSYDRYIRSLPNNQSFNVAPFNVQKFQPPFVHYDSVFPHHGQMPAPQGSLNYGNHVMGPYCAMGLNPASSDALYVQWPTQSMMYAQSYDQLRHGFFQAPFCQQPLSFDYSQNHR
- the LOC130990231 gene encoding uncharacterized protein LOC130990231 isoform X2, which translates into the protein MVDPFLVEALQNPRHRLTILRMELDIQKFLHNSDIQQFEFPHFPTSYLRLAAHRVAQHYGLQTMVLDNSVDGQGIRILVIKKAESKFPVVCLSDVPAKKSENDKLDQLKIVIRPRPKGSSNNSNELGLRRSPVRSVEERKEEYDRARARIFSSPSSSESEDTSFQVCSDGRNLMVNENEVSRNLAIDVDKNSYFREVGNSSRVAILRDREKDRSDPDYDRSYDRYIRSLPNNQSFNVAPFNVQKFQPPFVHYDSVFPHHGQMPAPQGSLNYGNHVMGPYCAMGLNPASSDALYVQWPTQSMMYAQSYDQLRHGFFQAPFCQQPLSFDYSQNHR